Proteins from a genomic interval of Liolophura sinensis isolate JHLJ2023 chromosome 3, CUHK_Ljap_v2, whole genome shotgun sequence:
- the LOC135464017 gene encoding uncharacterized protein LOC135464017: MSSSGVYVVENTNESSTDVSPTDTRGPPWSREAGNDFLNYPDKEDNTRISVINYNNQPPRGSFRSRNGRPQVQMTKSEKRNIAVRGALCALIGVSVLVAIAAIIALAIVLTDKNREPSTTPRPQTYEIVQYSGQFRLQEEWSPELTNQTSEEYRAMEARIITQLDKAFMSSVLWRYYNRTEIVSLQNGSIITAFDTFFSALREYTPLDPDKPTNISVPASMVGAIIVDQFLSGVLGLALDKESVVIQNVTTTTTTVSSTTTEMSPTTEMSTTTEMSTTTTVVVTKEPSTPLTTTEGQDLCHLLEFSECQGIYNYTILPSQNQTQLHGVFLARYGTLLNSSCSAKARPFFCALTFRKCDPLTESEVLPCRQLCQEVSRECALMISCDGLPQAPATCFAGGMSSETPPTLTTPQVTTPTTSVTTVSGI; this comes from the exons AATACTAACGAAAGCAGTACAGACGTATCCCCAACAGACACACGGGGCCCCCCTTGGAGCAGAGAAGCCGGAAACGACTTCCTGAACTACCCCGACAAGGAGGACAACACCCGAATATCAGTGATCAACTATAATAACCAACCCCCTCGAGGTTCTTTCCGGTCCCGGAATGGACGGCCCCAGGTCCAAATGACGAAGTCCGAGAAGAGGAACATCGCTGTGCGCGGCGCCCTCTGCGCTTTGATTGGGGTGTCCGTACTTGTGGCTATAGCCGCAATTATAGCCTTGGCTATTGTCCTGACCGACAAAAACAGAG AACCGTCCACAACACCCCGTCCACAGACGTATG AAATAGTTCAGTACAGTGGTCAGTTCAGATTACAAGAAGAATGGAGCCCggaactgaccaatcaaacatcAGAGGAGTATCGGGCTATGGAAGCTCGTATTATAACACAG CTGGACAAGGCTTTTATGAGCAGTGTTCTGTGGAGGTACTACAATCGTACAGAGATTGTCTCCCTTCA aaATGGCAGTATCATTACAGCATTTGACACGTTTTTCTCGGCTTTGAGAGAGTACACTCCCTTGGATCCTGACAAACCGACCAACATATCCGTCCCTGCCAGCATGGTCGGTGCCATTATCGTGGACCAGTTCCTCAGTGGAGTGCTTGGTCTGGCGCTAGACAAGGAAAGTGTTGTCATTCAAAATG taacaacaacaacaacaacggtaagttcaacaacaacagagatGAGCCCAACAACAGAAATGAGTACAACAACAGAAAtgagcacaacaacaacagtagtGGTGACAAAAGAGCCATCTACTCCACTCACAACGACTGAAGGGCAAG ATTTGTGTCACCTTTTGGAATTCTCAGAGTGTCAAGGCATTTACAACTACACGATTTTGCCAAGTCAAAATCAGACGCAACTCCATGGCGTGTTTCTGGCTCGTTATGGCACTTTATTGAATAGCAGCTGCTCCGCGAAGGCACGGCCATTTTTCTGTGCACTGACGTTTAGGAAATGCGACCCATTGACGGaaagtgaagtgttgccatgcCGACAGCTTTGTCAAG AGGTGTCACGAGAGTGTGCTCTAATGATATCATGTGATGGTTTGCCCCAAGCTCCTGCCACCTGCTTTGCTGGAG GAATGTCTTCAGAGACGCCGCCGACACTAACCACACCACAGGTGACCACTCCGACAACATCTGTCACCACCGTCTCAGGTATTTAG